The Populus alba chromosome 6, ASM523922v2, whole genome shotgun sequence genome contains a region encoding:
- the LOC118058446 gene encoding epi-neemfruitin B synthase L1AT, producing the protein MEVQIISKEILKPSSSTPQHLRTYKLSVLDQLAPPLYIPIILFYSPASENLCKNSDHLKESFSRTLTHFYPFAGRIKDGFSVDCNDDGAEFIEARVAGDISMVLEQADINQRQQLLPCSPYGKSSKLSTDQVTMAVQVNYFNCGGVAISICIWHAVADASTLATFVNCWAAISRDPNNVIDEVVFDCTTLFPPQDLSSFSLHSFVKEDVSSEIVMKRFLFDGSKLASLRDEVGNGPYLDRPSRFIAVSTLILTAMMTVTRENEAMQINAATIAVDLRRRLKPPVPKQSIGNIFQVTIAKWPESESNELSYNGLAGKLHESIRMMNDDFIRKIHAGGGYFNLLKRTGEEARKGSNLTVFGFSSWCNFPFYETDFGWGKPLWLCPALKLNRVAIFLDTKDGEGIEAWIGLSEEDMVKFEQDPGILTYASFSASI; encoded by the coding sequence ATGGAAGTTCAGATCATTTCTAAAGAAATCCTGAAACCTTCTTCTTCCACTCCGCAGCACCTAAGAACCTATAAGCTTTCTGTCCTTGATCAGTTAGCTCCTCCTCTTTACATCCCCATCATCCTCTTTTACTCACCGGCCAGTGAGAATCTCTGCAAGAACTCTGATCATCTGAAAGAGTCTTTCTCACGAACATTAACTCACTTCTACCCTTTTGCTGGACGAATAAAGGATGGCTTTTCAGTTGACTGCAATGATGATGGCGCTGAGTTCATTGAAGCTCGAGTAGCTGGTGACATATCCATGGTACTTGAGCAAGCAGACATAAATCAGCGGCAACAGCTACTACCATGTAGCCCTTATGGAAAGTCATCTAAGCTAAGCACTGATCAGGTAACGATGGCAGTTCAAGTCAATTACTTCAATTGTGGTGGGGTCGCAATTAGCATCTGCATTTGGCATGCAGTTGCTGATGCGTCCACTCTGGCGACCTTTGTTAATTGCTGGGCTGCAATTTCTCGTGATCCCAATAACGTTATCGACGAGGTGGTTTTCGACTGCACGACACTCTTTCCTCCACAAGATCTATCAAGCTTCTCTTTGCACAGCTTCGTAAAAGAGGATGTGTCGAGTGAAATCGTGATGAAAAGGTTCTTGTTTGATGGTTCCAAGTTAGCTTCTCTAAGAGATGAGGTAGGCAACGGACCATATTTGGATCGCCCGTCTCGTTTCATAGCTGTTTCAACTCTTATTTTGACGGCCATGATGACCGTAACCAGAGAAAATGAAGCTATGCAGATAAATGCTGCAACCATTGCTGTCGATCTGCGGAGGAGACTGAAACCACCAGTGCCAAAACAATCAATTGGAAACATCTTCCAAGTGACAATAGCAAAATGGCCAGAGAGTGAAAGTAACGAGTTGAGCTATAATGGTTTAGCTGGAAAACTTCATGAGTCGATAAGGATGATGAATGATGACTTTATCAGGAAGATTCATGCTGGTGGTGGGTACTTTAATCTCCTCAAAAGAACCGGGGAGGAAGCTAGAAAGGGTTCGAATTTGACGGTGTTCGGTTTCAGTAGTTGGTGCAACTTTCCATTTTATGAAACTGATTTTGGGTGGGGCAAACCTCTTTGGTTATGTCCTGCCTTGAAGCTTAACAGGGTTGCCATTTTCTTAGATACAAAAGACGGTGAGGGAATAGAAGCATGGATTGGACTGTCCGAGGAAGACATGGTAAAGTTTGAACAAGACCCTGGAATCCTTACCTATGCTTCTTTCAGTGCAAGCATATAA
- the LOC118058465 gene encoding F-box protein CPR1: MSSHIPFDIITRILSNLDIKTLLCFRSVSKGWRSLIDSSGFINTHMSLSIKTNTNNTLLILGEGGLNPINFDDLSPGDLLNLQDQPFISIGWQDVRLMGSCNGLVCLSNDDGDVVILNQSTREHKRILSLVRHGFELSVSSAPDEHWVWGSGYGFGYDAVSNDYKVVSIAKFLGIGFTSFKESEMKIYSAKKDLCGVIKIPNDMLFTNDKMGVYVHGSLHWIAKGFGIWRDIIVGFDLGLDEFREVPQPDYGGNIVIDIDLGVLGSYLCVFAKFRDRSADVWIMKEYGVEESWSKVFSISRNVLFYDSVRALSYSRRGTEVLLELDEKRLVWYGMETRRVVDVVIQGRKKERLEAILCLNSLVPPDGNDRVVNSQQPTKEQKKNEEEEG; this comes from the exons ATGTCCAGCCATATCCCATTTGATATCATAACTAGAATCCTCTCCAATCTTGACATCAAGACTCTCCTATGCTTCAGGAGCGTGTCAAAAGGATGGCGTTCTTTAATAGACAGCAGTGGTTTTATCAACACCCATATGAGCCTGTCAATCAAAACCAACACTAACAACACCCTTCTTATTCTTGGAGAAGGAGGCCTCAATCCCATAAACTTCGACGATCTTTCTCCTGGTGACCTATTAAACTTGCAAGACCAACCATTTATTTCAATAGGATGGCAAGATGTTCGTTTAATGGGTTCTTGTAATGGTTTGGTGTGTTTAAGCAATGATGATGGTGACGTTGTTATACTTAATCAATCAACGCGAGAACATAAAAGGATACTGTCTCTTGTTCGACATGGATTTGAACTTTCTGTTAGTTCGGCACCAGATGAGCATTGGGTTTGGGGAAGCGGATATGGGTTTGGTTACGATGCAGTTTCTAATGACTATAAGGTTGTGAGTATTGCCAAGTTTCTTGGAATAGGTTTTACTAGtttcaaagaatcagaaatgaaaatttatagTGCAAAGAAAGATTTGTGTGGGGTTATTAAGATCCCTAATGATATGCTGTTTACGAATGATAAAATGGGTGTTTACGTTCATGGATCATTGCATTGGATTGCTAAGGGGTTTGGTATTTGGAGGGATATAATTGTTGGCTTTGATCTTGGATTGGATGAGTTTAGAGAGGTGCCACAACCTGATTATGGGGGTAATATTGTGATTGACATTGATCTTGGTGTGTTGGGCAGTTATTTGTgtgtgtttgctaaatttagAGATCGGAGTGCTGACGTTTGGATTATGAAAGAGTATGGGGTTGAGGAGTCTTGGAGTAAGGTGTTCTCTATTTCGAGAAATGTGTTGTTTTATGATTCAGTAAGGGCGTTGAGTTACTCTAGGAGAGGTACAGAAGTTTTGTTAGAATTGGATGAGAAAAGACTTGTTTGGTATGGCATGGAAACTAGAAGGGTTGTGGATGTTGTGATTCaaggaaggaagaaagagcGCTTGGAAGCAATTTTATGTTTGAATTCCCTTGTTCCTCCTGATGGTAATGACAGAGTTGTTAACAGTCAGCAGCCGACGAAAGAGCAAAAGAAGAACGAAGAAGAAGAG GGATGA
- the LOC118058444 gene encoding uncharacterized protein isoform X2, translated as MVTDQEIAKGVETVLRQADPSAVTSLNGVVQQLEAKLGLDLSHKAAFIRDQIDLLLRSHPITTTASATAPASVTTTGHLPPQQQAFQFQQGQALNLTPKDHFALQFQQQFHPSHFAIHPHHQHQHQHHPQQHHQHQVFSQDLNFRQPQAVVTPPAPPPQLQAQQQHRQTQHVQNAGVVTNEVAKESAPVGSKRRGGPGGLNKVCGVSPELQAIVGEPALPRTEIVKQLWQYIRKNNLQDPSNKRKIICDDALRVVFETDCTDMFKMNKLLAKHIIPLQPSKESSQAKRAKVDVETPTENTEPGASLVVISERLAEFLGTTEREMTQTEASRRVWEYIKLKQLEDPLNSMAIQCDTKLRDLLGCESISAVGVGEVLARHHLFKRS; from the exons ATGGTGACGGACCAGGAGATAGCGAAAGGAGTAGAGACGGTGCTGCGGCAAGCAGACCCAAGCGCCGTTACTTCATTAAACGGTGTCGTACAGCAACTTGAAGCTAAATTAGGGCTAGATTTGTCACACAAAGCTGCTTTTATTCGTGACCAAATTGACCTTCTCCTCCGTTCCCACCCTATCACCACCACCGCCAGTGCTACCGCCCCCGCCTCCGTGACCACCACCGGGCATCTGCCACCACAACAGCAAGCTTTTCAGTTCCAACAAGGGCAAGCTCTTAACTTAACCCCTAAAGACCATTTTGCCCTCcaatttcaacaacaatttcaCCCTTCCCATTTTGCCATTCACCCCCACCACCAGCACCAACACCAGCACCATCCTCAACAACACCACCAGCACCAGGTTTTTTCTCAGGACCTTAACTTTAGGCAGCCACAAGCGGTGGTGACTCCCCCAGCTCCGCCACCTCAGCTGCAAGCACAGCAGCAGCATAGGCAGACACAGCATGTCCAAAATGCTGGGGTTGTTACTAATGAAGTGGCTAAAGAGAG TGCTCCAGTTGGATCCAAAAGAAGAGGTGGACCTGGTGGGTTAAACAAAGTATGCGGTGTTTCACCTGAACTTCAGGCCATTGTTGGTGAGCCAGCGCTGCCAAGGACTGAG ATTGTGAAGCAATTGTGGCAATACATAAGGAAAAACAACCTCCAGGATCCAAGTAACAAGAGGAAGATAATTTGCGATGATGCTTTACGTGTGGTTTTTGAGACAGACTGCACTGACATGTTTAAGATGAATAAGTTACTGGCTAAACATATCATCCCGCTTCAACCATCAA AGGAATCCAGTCAAGCTAAGCGAGCAAAGGTGGATGTTGAGACCCCAACTGAAAATACTGAACCTGGTGCATCACTTGTGGTAATATCTGAAAGACTTGCTGAGTTTTTGGGGACTACTGAGAGGGAAATGACCCAAACAGAAGCATCCAGACGTGTTTGGGAGTACATAAAGCTAAAACAGTTGGAG GATCCGTTAAATTCAATGGCGATACAATGTGATACAAAGCTTCGTGATCTTCTTGGATGTGAAAGCATATCTGCAGTGGGGGTAGGTGAGGTGTTAGCACGGCATCATTTATTCAAACGGTCATGA
- the LOC118058444 gene encoding uncharacterized protein isoform X1 translates to MVTDQEIAKGVETVLRQADPSAVTSLNGVVQQLEAKLGLDLSHKAAFIRDQIDLLLRSHPITTTASATAPASVTTTGHLPPQQQAFQFQQGQALNLTPKDHFALQFQQQFHPSHFAIHPHHQHQHQHHPQQHHQHQVFSQDLNFRQPQAVVTPPAPPPQLQAQQQHRQTQHVQNAGVVTNEVAKESSAPVGSKRRGGPGGLNKVCGVSPELQAIVGEPALPRTEIVKQLWQYIRKNNLQDPSNKRKIICDDALRVVFETDCTDMFKMNKLLAKHIIPLQPSKESSQAKRAKVDVETPTENTEPGASLVVISERLAEFLGTTEREMTQTEASRRVWEYIKLKQLEDPLNSMAIQCDTKLRDLLGCESISAVGVGEVLARHHLFKRS, encoded by the exons ATGGTGACGGACCAGGAGATAGCGAAAGGAGTAGAGACGGTGCTGCGGCAAGCAGACCCAAGCGCCGTTACTTCATTAAACGGTGTCGTACAGCAACTTGAAGCTAAATTAGGGCTAGATTTGTCACACAAAGCTGCTTTTATTCGTGACCAAATTGACCTTCTCCTCCGTTCCCACCCTATCACCACCACCGCCAGTGCTACCGCCCCCGCCTCCGTGACCACCACCGGGCATCTGCCACCACAACAGCAAGCTTTTCAGTTCCAACAAGGGCAAGCTCTTAACTTAACCCCTAAAGACCATTTTGCCCTCcaatttcaacaacaatttcaCCCTTCCCATTTTGCCATTCACCCCCACCACCAGCACCAACACCAGCACCATCCTCAACAACACCACCAGCACCAGGTTTTTTCTCAGGACCTTAACTTTAGGCAGCCACAAGCGGTGGTGACTCCCCCAGCTCCGCCACCTCAGCTGCAAGCACAGCAGCAGCATAGGCAGACACAGCATGTCCAAAATGCTGGGGTTGTTACTAATGAAGTGGCTAAAGAGAG CAGTGCTCCAGTTGGATCCAAAAGAAGAGGTGGACCTGGTGGGTTAAACAAAGTATGCGGTGTTTCACCTGAACTTCAGGCCATTGTTGGTGAGCCAGCGCTGCCAAGGACTGAG ATTGTGAAGCAATTGTGGCAATACATAAGGAAAAACAACCTCCAGGATCCAAGTAACAAGAGGAAGATAATTTGCGATGATGCTTTACGTGTGGTTTTTGAGACAGACTGCACTGACATGTTTAAGATGAATAAGTTACTGGCTAAACATATCATCCCGCTTCAACCATCAA AGGAATCCAGTCAAGCTAAGCGAGCAAAGGTGGATGTTGAGACCCCAACTGAAAATACTGAACCTGGTGCATCACTTGTGGTAATATCTGAAAGACTTGCTGAGTTTTTGGGGACTACTGAGAGGGAAATGACCCAAACAGAAGCATCCAGACGTGTTTGGGAGTACATAAAGCTAAAACAGTTGGAG GATCCGTTAAATTCAATGGCGATACAATGTGATACAAAGCTTCGTGATCTTCTTGGATGTGAAAGCATATCTGCAGTGGGGGTAGGTGAGGTGTTAGCACGGCATCATTTATTCAAACGGTCATGA
- the LOC118058464 gene encoding rho GDP-dissociation inhibitor 1, with amino-acid sequence MSLEVGVDSNTKSMGFDEKNKDEVSETKATTKTPPNEEEHNVDERKSGGISRKMSESSLYATDQEEEDDDESHERKIELGPQYTLKEQLEKDKDDESLRRWKEQLLGAVDIEAVGETLEPEVKILSLEIKSPGRPDIVLSVPENGKPKGSWFTLKEGSRYSLQFTFEVKNNIVSGLKYSNTVWKTGVKVDSSKEMIGTFSPQAEPYTHEMPEETTPSGIFARGSYAAKTKFVDDDNKRYLEINYTFDIRKDWLPTQN; translated from the exons ATGTCTTTGGAGGTTGGCGTGGATTCAAATACTAAAAGCATGGGTTTtgatgagaaaaacaaagatgaaGTTTCAGAGACAAAAGCAACAACGAAAACACCTCCAAATGAAGAAGAACATAATGTTGATGAACGTAAAAGTGGTGGGATTAGTAGAAAGATGAGTGAGAGTTCTCTTTATGCAACTGATcaagaagaagaggatgatgATGAATCTCATGAAAGGAAGATTGAGCTTGGTCCTCAATACACACTTAAAGAACAACTTGAGAAAGATAAG GATGATGAAAGCTTGAGGAGGTGGAAGGAACAGCTTCTTGGGGCTGTGGATATTGAGGCTGTTGGAG AGACTCTAGAACCTGAAGTTAAAATCCTGAGCCTCGAAATCAAATCCCCTGGTAGACCTGATATTGTTCTTTCAGTTCCTGAGAATGGCAAGCCTAAAGGTTCTTGGTTCACCTTAAAAGAAGGTAGCCGCTATAGCCTGCAATTCACTTTTGAGGTTAAGAACAACATTGTTTCCGGCCTCAAATATAGTAACACAGTTTGGAAAACTGGTGTCAAGG TTGATAGCTCGAAGGAGATGATCGGAACCTTTAGTCCTCAGGCAGAACCTTACACTCATGAAATGCCCGAAGAAACTACTCCATCTGGTATTTTTGCTAGAGGATCATATGCTGCTAAAACTAAA TTTGTCGATGACGACAACAAGCGCTACTTGGAGATCAACTACACCTTCGACATCCGTAAAGATTGGCTGCCAACTCAAAACTAA